A stretch of the Ascaphus truei isolate aAscTru1 chromosome 4, aAscTru1.hap1, whole genome shotgun sequence genome encodes the following:
- the TP53I3 gene encoding quinone oxidoreductase PIG3 isoform X1, producing MCRVHTVRVFRNPAGCSSYKMLAAFFDAPGGPENLYVKEVTAPKPKEGEVLIQIQASALNRADLLQRRGKYSPPPGASAILGLEAAGTVVGFGPGADGRWKIGDPVMALLSGGGNAQYCTVPAAHLMPIPPGITVTEAAAVPEAWLTAFQLLHLVGKVQKGETVLVHAGASGVGTAAIQLCRLAGAVPIVTAGTPEKLQMAEKLGAAAGFNYKEDDFGEKCLEFTNNVGADVILDCIGASHWERNLKCLNTDGRWVVYGLMGSGEIHGDLLAKLLWKRGSLLGSLLRSRSSKYKGELVKAFTEQALPHFTAGSPVQLQPVVDSVYPLQKITDAHRRMEDNKNTGKIVLQIPL from the exons ATAAAATGTTGGCTGCCTTTTTTGATGCTCCGGGAGGGCCGGAAAATCTGTACGTCAAAGAGGTAACTGCACCTAAACCGAAGGAAGGCGAAGTACTTATACAGATCCAGGCCAGCGCTCTGAACCGGGCCGATTTACTTCAG AGAAGGGGGAAATATTCTCCTCCTCCTGGAGCCAGCGCCATTTTGGGTCTGGAGGCCGCAGGCACAGTGGTGGGGTTTGGTCCGGGCGCTGATGGACGCTGGAAAATAGGAGATCCGGTGATGGCTCTGTTGTCCGGGGGAGGCAATGCGCAATACTGCACGGTACCCGCGGCCCACCTCATGCCAATCCCCCCTGGCATCACCGTAACGGAAGCTGCTGCTGTCCCGGAGGCTTGGCTCACTGCTTTCCAGCTGCTCCACCTTGTAG GCAAAGTGCAGAAGGGGGAGACAGTTTTGGTACACGCTGGCGCTAGCGGAGTTGGCACGGCGGCCATCCAGCTCTGCCGATTGGCTGGGGCAGTTCCCATTGTAACCGCGGGGACGCCAGAGAAGCTGCAGATGGCAGAGAAACTCGGAGCGGCCGCTGGATTCAACTACAAAGAGGACGACTTCGGTGAAAAGTGCCTCGAGTTCACAAATA ATGTTGGAGCAGACGTCATATTGGACTGCATTGGAGCATCGCACTGGGAGAGGAACCTGAAGTGTCTGAACACCGACGGCCGCTGGGTTGTGTATGGGCTGATGGGCTCCGGGGAGATTCATGGGGACCTGCTGGCAAAGTTGCTTTGGAAAAGGGGGAGTCTCCTGGGCAGTTTACTGAGATCTCGCTCGAGCAAG TACAAGGGGGAGCTGGTAAAAGCCTTCACAGAGCAAGCCCTGCCTCACTTCACCGCGGGAAGCCCCGTTCAGCTGCAGCCGGTAGTGGACAGCGTGTACCCCCTGCAGAAAATCACTGACGCGCACCGGCGCATGGAAGACAACAAGAACACCGGCAAAATCGTTCTTCAGATCCCTCTGTGA
- the TP53I3 gene encoding quinone oxidoreductase PIG3 isoform X2 — MADKMLAAFFDAPGGPENLYVKEVTAPKPKEGEVLIQIQASALNRADLLQRRGKYSPPPGASAILGLEAAGTVVGFGPGADGRWKIGDPVMALLSGGGNAQYCTVPAAHLMPIPPGITVTEAAAVPEAWLTAFQLLHLVGKVQKGETVLVHAGASGVGTAAIQLCRLAGAVPIVTAGTPEKLQMAEKLGAAAGFNYKEDDFGEKCLEFTNNVGADVILDCIGASHWERNLKCLNTDGRWVVYGLMGSGEIHGDLLAKLLWKRGSLLGSLLRSRSSKYKGELVKAFTEQALPHFTAGSPVQLQPVVDSVYPLQKITDAHRRMEDNKNTGKIVLQIPL; from the exons ATAAAATGTTGGCTGCCTTTTTTGATGCTCCGGGAGGGCCGGAAAATCTGTACGTCAAAGAGGTAACTGCACCTAAACCGAAGGAAGGCGAAGTACTTATACAGATCCAGGCCAGCGCTCTGAACCGGGCCGATTTACTTCAG AGAAGGGGGAAATATTCTCCTCCTCCTGGAGCCAGCGCCATTTTGGGTCTGGAGGCCGCAGGCACAGTGGTGGGGTTTGGTCCGGGCGCTGATGGACGCTGGAAAATAGGAGATCCGGTGATGGCTCTGTTGTCCGGGGGAGGCAATGCGCAATACTGCACGGTACCCGCGGCCCACCTCATGCCAATCCCCCCTGGCATCACCGTAACGGAAGCTGCTGCTGTCCCGGAGGCTTGGCTCACTGCTTTCCAGCTGCTCCACCTTGTAG GCAAAGTGCAGAAGGGGGAGACAGTTTTGGTACACGCTGGCGCTAGCGGAGTTGGCACGGCGGCCATCCAGCTCTGCCGATTGGCTGGGGCAGTTCCCATTGTAACCGCGGGGACGCCAGAGAAGCTGCAGATGGCAGAGAAACTCGGAGCGGCCGCTGGATTCAACTACAAAGAGGACGACTTCGGTGAAAAGTGCCTCGAGTTCACAAATA ATGTTGGAGCAGACGTCATATTGGACTGCATTGGAGCATCGCACTGGGAGAGGAACCTGAAGTGTCTGAACACCGACGGCCGCTGGGTTGTGTATGGGCTGATGGGCTCCGGGGAGATTCATGGGGACCTGCTGGCAAAGTTGCTTTGGAAAAGGGGGAGTCTCCTGGGCAGTTTACTGAGATCTCGCTCGAGCAAG TACAAGGGGGAGCTGGTAAAAGCCTTCACAGAGCAAGCCCTGCCTCACTTCACCGCGGGAAGCCCCGTTCAGCTGCAGCCGGTAGTGGACAGCGTGTACCCCCTGCAGAAAATCACTGACGCGCACCGGCGCATGGAAGACAACAAGAACACCGGCAAAATCGTTCTTCAGATCCCTCTGTGA
- the SF3B6 gene encoding splicing factor 3B subunit 6: MAMQAAKRANIRLPPEVNRILYIRNLPYKITGEEMYDIFGKYGPIRQIRVGNTPESRGTAYVVYEDIFDAKNACDHLSGFNVCNRYLVVLYYNANRAFQKMDTKKKEEQLKLLKEKYGINTDPPK; the protein is encoded by the exons ATGGCGATGCAAGCGGCGAAACGTGCGAAC ATTCGCTTACCACCTGAAGTAAACAGGATTTTGTACATCAGGAACCTGCCGTATAAAATTACAGGCGAGGAAATGTACGATATATTTGGCAAATATGGACCTATTCGGCAGATCAGAGT CGGGAACACCCCAGAGAGCAGAGGCACAGCATATGTGGTCTATGAAGACATCTTTGATGCCAAAAATGCCTGCGATCACCTCTCGGGTTTCAACGTCTGCAACAGATACCTGGTCGTCCTGTATTACAACGCAAACAGG GCTTTCCAGAAGATGGACACAAAGAAGAAAGAGGAACAGCTCAAACTTCTCAAAGAGAAATATGGAATCAACACCGATCCCCCCAAATAG